In Malus sylvestris chromosome 15, drMalSylv7.2, whole genome shotgun sequence, a single genomic region encodes these proteins:
- the LOC126605727 gene encoding uncharacterized protein LOC126605727 gives MSMNGGMRACAKLLRASEASRLKSGTRGFHSSGVKRMSDHGHDEPAYMHAKHMYNLDQMKNQKLQVSLGVLAAFSIGVGVPIWAVNFQQKKTSSG, from the exons ATGAGCATGAACGGAGGGATGCGGGCCTGCGCAAAGTTGTTGAGGGCTTCTGAAGCTTCTCGATTGAAATCAG GAACTAGAGGGTTCCACTCAAGTGGAGTGAAGAGAATGAGTGATCACGGCCACGATGAACCAGCCTACATGCATGCCAAACACATGTATAACTTGGACCAGATGAAAAACCAGAAGTTGCAGGTGAGCCTTGGAGTGCTCGCTGCCTTCAGCATTGGCGTGGGTGTTCCGATTTGGGCTGTCAATTTCCAACAGAAGAAGACATCCTCTGGTTGA